A stretch of the Candidatus Zixiibacteriota bacterium genome encodes the following:
- a CDS encoding OsmC family protein produces the protein MITAKMKWAGGMKFEGLSAFGHRIVTDVSKEAGGEEAGYRPTELLLYAVAGCTGVDVVRILEKQRQKLHSLEIEVVAHHNEDYPRPFHTVEIKYIARGENLDEKKLAQAIELSESKYCVISQTIENAGKVTTSYEIIPE, from the coding sequence ATGATTACAGCGAAAATGAAGTGGGCAGGCGGTATGAAGTTCGAGGGGCTGTCCGCTTTTGGCCATAGGATTGTCACTGACGTCAGTAAAGAGGCGGGGGGCGAAGAAGCCGGTTATAGGCCGACCGAGCTTCTGCTATACGCTGTCGCAGGATGTACGGGAGTTGATGTTGTCAGGATACTCGAAAAGCAAAGACAGAAACTTCATTCGCTCGAGATAGAGGTAGTGGCGCATCATAATGAGGATTACCCGAGGCCATTTCACACGGTTGAGATCAAATATATCGCGCGGGGGGAGAATCTGGACGAAAAGAAGCTTGCCCAGGCGATTGAGTTGTCGGAGTCCAAATACTGTGTGATCAGTCAAACGATAGAAAACGCCGGTAAGGTGACTACCAGTTATGAGATTATCCCGGAATAA
- a CDS encoding SLBB domain-containing protein — translation MKRLLFFITLVIVLISLNWFNELVAQDIENLTPQQKEALLKRYGSQVRANGDTPQYYETPSIYEAHESGQNADAVIDSGVDRSSVLAGGVGGERSGELPEFEDLVPFGMELFEGGGENGVPIDVPSASDYIIGPGDNLIIYLWGRVEKEYNLTLDREGKLFIPQVGELIGWGLTLEQFTERARKQFSRVYSDFDLTVSLGKIRSIRVFVAGEVKRPGAYTVSSLTSLFNALYLADGPNARGSMRQIRLMRDGKPVAEVDLYALLLRGDNSGDVRLQTGDVIFVPVAGPRVAVRGQVKRSATYELKGQERAADLLELAGGATAEAHLERVMLERISDDDQWEVVDINLKSDAEQPQENILLVDGDRMTVYSIFEAKKNIVAVYGQVKHTGYYERTDSTCVSDLIERAQLRPYDVYLDRADLFRRYPDRRMEVIPVDLGGIIAGDGASDMLLRDRDSLYVYSIDEVAWRKHVYIEGEVKNPGEYPLYDNMSVEDLVFLAGSYRRSALRHNIEIARIDSVGNVSIVYHDLSESNPAALRLREDDHVYVRQIPEWKLHRAVTIDGEVVYPGEYTLSKKGETLLQLIERVGGFTDRAFPRGTVVERTSINDGLARLQVPRIIEKSAPLREDSTGQIIRYNNVEYDGGSMSRLIIDMQRILASGGGEGDITLEPGDRIFVPTVPSGISVIGAVGSNGTIKYTQDKPVKYYVERAGNFTKQADKDETRLVRATGEVVSGGGILGKRVDIGDVIIVPTKIERDRNLLKTFTTALTAATGVLTSVYIISKL, via the coding sequence ATGAAAAGGCTTTTATTTTTTATCACACTGGTGATTGTTTTGATATCCCTGAACTGGTTCAATGAGCTGGTCGCGCAGGATATTGAAAATCTCACCCCCCAGCAGAAGGAAGCGTTGCTAAAACGCTATGGTTCTCAGGTGCGTGCGAACGGTGACACGCCTCAGTACTATGAGACGCCTTCTATCTACGAAGCGCACGAATCCGGACAGAACGCAGATGCTGTTATCGATTCCGGAGTGGACCGTTCAAGTGTCCTGGCTGGCGGGGTCGGGGGCGAAAGGTCGGGGGAGCTTCCGGAATTTGAAGATCTGGTACCATTTGGAATGGAGTTATTCGAAGGGGGCGGCGAGAACGGGGTACCAATCGATGTTCCGTCGGCGTCCGATTATATTATCGGTCCCGGCGACAATCTGATCATTTATCTGTGGGGAAGGGTTGAGAAGGAATACAATCTAACGCTTGACCGTGAAGGCAAACTCTTCATTCCGCAGGTTGGTGAGCTGATCGGGTGGGGGCTGACTCTGGAGCAGTTTACCGAAAGAGCCAGGAAACAATTTTCGAGAGTATATTCCGATTTTGATTTGACGGTGTCACTTGGCAAGATTCGTTCGATCAGGGTGTTCGTGGCCGGCGAGGTGAAAAGGCCGGGCGCTTATACGGTGTCGTCGCTGACTTCGCTCTTCAACGCCTTGTATCTGGCCGACGGTCCCAACGCGAGGGGCAGTATGCGGCAGATTCGTTTGATGCGGGACGGCAAGCCGGTGGCCGAGGTGGATCTTTATGCCCTGTTGCTTCGCGGGGACAATTCCGGCGATGTCAGACTTCAGACAGGTGATGTTATCTTCGTGCCGGTGGCGGGGCCACGGGTAGCTGTCCGCGGTCAGGTGAAACGTTCGGCGACCTATGAGCTCAAGGGTCAGGAACGTGCCGCGGATCTTCTGGAGCTCGCCGGAGGCGCTACGGCCGAGGCGCATCTCGAGAGGGTGATGCTCGAACGAATATCCGATGATGATCAGTGGGAAGTGGTTGACATAAATCTCAAGTCGGACGCGGAGCAACCGCAGGAGAACATCTTGCTGGTGGACGGTGATCGGATGACGGTATATTCGATTTTCGAGGCCAAGAAAAATATCGTGGCGGTGTACGGACAGGTGAAGCATACCGGTTATTATGAGCGTACCGACTCGACCTGTGTTTCTGATTTGATAGAGCGGGCGCAGTTGAGGCCCTATGACGTTTATTTAGATCGGGCCGATCTTTTCAGGCGTTATCCGGATCGTCGCATGGAAGTTATTCCTGTCGATCTCGGCGGCATTATCGCCGGCGACGGTGCATCGGACATGCTGCTTCGTGATCGCGATTCGCTTTATGTGTATTCGATCGACGAGGTAGCGTGGCGCAAGCACGTGTATATCGAGGGAGAGGTCAAAAATCCCGGGGAGTATCCGCTTTACGATAATATGTCGGTGGAGGATTTGGTTTTCCTGGCCGGGTCGTACCGGCGGTCAGCGCTTCGTCACAATATCGAAATCGCCCGTATCGATTCGGTGGGCAATGTGTCAATTGTCTATCATGATCTGTCCGAGTCCAATCCGGCGGCGCTTCGTCTGCGCGAGGACGATCATGTTTATGTCAGGCAGATTCCCGAGTGGAAGCTTCACCGGGCGGTCACCATCGACGGAGAGGTGGTTTATCCCGGCGAGTATACACTCTCTAAAAAGGGAGAGACGCTGCTGCAGTTGATTGAGCGGGTTGGCGGATTCACGGACCGTGCCTTTCCGCGGGGGACGGTGGTTGAGCGCACATCGATCAACGATGGTCTGGCGCGACTTCAGGTGCCCAGAATCATAGAAAAATCGGCTCCTCTCAGGGAAGATTCCACGGGGCAGATTATACGATACAACAATGTCGAGTATGACGGTGGTTCGATGAGTCGTCTGATAATCGATATGCAGAGGATTTTGGCGAGCGGCGGGGGTGAAGGGGATATAACGCTTGAGCCCGGCGATCGTATTTTCGTGCCCACGGTGCCGTCGGGAATTTCGGTCATAGGGGCAGTAGGCTCCAATGGAACGATCAAGTATACGCAGGATAAGCCGGTCAAATATTATGTTGAGCGGGCGGGAAATTTCACCAAGCAGGCGGACAAGGATGAGACCCGTCTGGTTCGCGCGACCGGAGAGGTCGTTTCCGGCGGCGGCATTCTGGGTAAACGGGTGGATATCGGCGATGTTATAATTGTCCCGACAAAGATCGAGCGGGATCGCAATTTATTAAAGACTTTTACTACCGCGCTTACCGCGGCTACCGGGGTATTGACGTCGGTGTATATCATAAGCAAACTGTGA
- a CDS encoding zinc ribbon domain-containing protein: MPLFEYKCSDCGSKFEELVSSDTKVECPKCGSENVTKLLSTFSASGGSSSSSSLPCGQKSCGSGFS; this comes from the coding sequence ATGCCACTGTTCGAATACAAATGCAGTGATTGCGGTAGCAAATTCGAAGAACTGGTCAGCAGTGACACAAAAGTTGAGTGTCCGAAATGCGGTTCGGAGAACGTTACGAAGCTTCTGTCGACTTTTTCGGCATCGGGAGGCAGCTCGTCTTCATCGTCGCTTCCCTGCGGTCAGAAATCGTGCGGCAGCGGTTTTAGCTGA
- a CDS encoding aminotransferase class I/II-fold pyridoxal phosphate-dependent enzyme, with translation MLAKSGSRLVSAGLYTADVAIAADRANVPLVETAGDSPFSGDLARALAEVKNDFDLIYAANPNRVSGAGFSLADLRMLARAVPNGALIVDEYYYECSGITAASLFDTDNNVFVVRSFSVALGSQSMDAGYLLAARCGIDSVASLAGRHKISAMMKRAVREIGANEEIVALRVTELHSEALRVAGELTRLGVQCRLTANDFILLRVASPKDVGNFLTRFRIPIENLDGYPMMRRYLRYQLGSSQASDRLLEAFQRMPVHYYRMATFDHRGMVVRRGAERVAEPVGESRMKRAASDRVQQFGFSADRLTEIR, from the coding sequence ATGTTAGCTAAGTCGGGTAGCCGGCTGGTCAGTGCCGGTCTGTATACCGCCGATGTAGCGATAGCGGCTGATCGGGCCAATGTCCCGTTGGTGGAGACAGCAGGGGATTCACCTTTCTCGGGCGATCTGGCGAGGGCTCTGGCTGAGGTCAAAAATGATTTTGACTTGATTTATGCAGCCAACCCGAACCGTGTGAGCGGGGCGGGGTTTTCGCTGGCGGATCTTCGGATGCTTGCCAGAGCGGTTCCGAACGGGGCGCTGATAGTTGACGAATATTATTACGAGTGCAGCGGCATCACGGCCGCCTCTCTTTTCGATACCGATAACAATGTTTTCGTGGTCAGGTCTTTTTCGGTGGCGTTGGGCAGTCAATCCATGGATGCCGGCTATTTGCTGGCCGCAAGATGCGGGATCGATAGCGTGGCGAGCCTGGCCGGCAGGCACAAGATTTCGGCGATGATGAAAAGAGCCGTACGTGAGATCGGCGCGAATGAGGAGATCGTCGCGTTGAGAGTGACCGAGCTTCACAGCGAAGCGCTGCGGGTGGCCGGGGAGCTGACCCGTCTGGGAGTGCAGTGTCGTCTTACCGCGAATGACTTCATTTTGTTGAGGGTAGCCAGTCCGAAGGATGTCGGGAATTTTCTCACCAGGTTCAGAATACCGATTGAGAATCTTGACGGTTATCCGATGATGCGTCGCTATTTGCGATACCAACTCGGATCGTCTCAAGCCAGCGACCGGTTGCTCGAGGCGTTTCAAAGGATGCCGGTGCATTATTATCGCATGGCGACATTCGATCATCGGGGTATGGTCGTCAGGCGCGGCGCGGAGCGTGTCGCCGAACCAGTGGGGGAGTCTCGCATGAAGCGGGCGGCGAGCGACCGAGTGCAGCAATTTGGGTTTAGCGCGGACAGACTGACAGAAATAAGATAA
- a CDS encoding capsule assembly Wzi family protein, translated as MPKAWIQRILLILIILSQAGLSRASSVLPAGQAEYEFVYDRLERGEALTFGDYSYQLGPYENLGDEFSFGPFEFLRRLPSTRLAVFSFAGEDFYAEKNRSAEGFEAIRGGVAASPVENMFVYGNFLLDERKAEDPSYTGKKWRGLAGGVEQAFLYYRLKKFEFMAGRFASFWGPRHSMVLSSKNALDGFGYSFHWGRLVLSYRLARLDGLDPDIDDVEQYEYRYFAGHRLDVRLARNLRVGVFETIIYGGPGRQVELLYLNPIVFFHADQLNEGFEDNTLMGFDVTYKPKSGVKLYGQLLVDDFQVEKESQGDQEPDQYGVIVGGYFVDLIEKMDFTLEYSRVTNWTFNQGNARNRYLFEGEVIGVADGNDFDLTEFCATRWFSDDVALSANLSLRRQGEGRVTDDWTRPWLDVEGDYDEPFPTGVVEKTTKVSVELKSFVLDHFFVQAEGGVNLVKNYSHVDGDDRNLPFARIQVSTFFSVPISVE; from the coding sequence ATGCCAAAGGCGTGGATACAAAGGATTCTGCTCATCCTGATAATTCTGTCACAGGCGGGGCTGTCGCGAGCCTCGTCGGTGCTCCCCGCCGGGCAAGCTGAATACGAATTTGTGTACGACCGTTTGGAGCGAGGGGAGGCGCTCACATTCGGTGATTACAGTTATCAATTGGGTCCTTATGAAAATCTCGGGGATGAGTTTTCATTTGGACCTTTTGAATTTTTACGACGGCTGCCGTCGACGCGGCTGGCCGTGTTTTCTTTTGCCGGGGAGGATTTTTACGCCGAAAAGAATAGAAGCGCCGAGGGGTTCGAGGCGATCCGGGGAGGAGTAGCCGCCAGCCCGGTGGAGAATATGTTCGTGTACGGGAATTTTCTTCTCGATGAGCGCAAGGCGGAGGATCCTTCGTACACGGGCAAGAAGTGGCGGGGTCTGGCGGGAGGAGTCGAACAGGCGTTTTTGTACTATCGGCTAAAGAAGTTCGAATTCATGGCCGGTAGGTTCGCGTCGTTCTGGGGACCTCGTCATTCGATGGTGCTGTCATCGAAGAACGCGCTCGATGGTTTCGGATACAGCTTCCACTGGGGGAGGTTGGTGTTGAGCTACCGTCTGGCGCGATTGGACGGGCTGGATCCGGATATCGACGATGTCGAGCAGTATGAGTACCGCTATTTCGCCGGACATAGGCTGGACGTTCGCCTTGCCCGCAACTTGAGGGTGGGTGTGTTCGAGACAATCATCTATGGCGGTCCGGGGCGACAGGTGGAGCTGCTTTATTTGAATCCGATTGTTTTCTTTCATGCCGATCAGCTCAATGAGGGTTTCGAAGATAACACTCTCATGGGCTTTGATGTCACCTACAAGCCGAAGTCGGGGGTGAAGCTCTACGGTCAGCTTTTGGTCGATGATTTCCAGGTGGAGAAAGAAAGCCAGGGGGATCAGGAGCCTGACCAGTATGGAGTGATAGTCGGCGGTTACTTTGTGGACTTGATTGAAAAGATGGATTTCACGCTTGAATACTCGAGGGTGACCAACTGGACGTTCAATCAAGGAAACGCGCGTAACAGATATCTTTTCGAGGGTGAAGTGATCGGTGTGGCTGACGGTAACGACTTTGATTTGACGGAGTTTTGCGCGACTCGGTGGTTTAGCGATGATGTCGCATTATCGGCTAATCTGTCTTTACGAAGACAGGGTGAGGGAAGGGTGACCGATGACTGGACGAGGCCGTGGCTCGATGTTGAAGGTGACTATGATGAGCCGTTTCCGACCGGCGTGGTCGAAAAGACGACGAAGGTCAGCGTCGAGCTAAAGAGTTTCGTTCTGGACCATTTCTTTGTCCAGGCCGAGGGGGGCGTCAATCTGGTGAAGAATTACTCTCATGTTGACGGTGATGACCGGAATCTGCCTTTTGCGCGGATACAGGTATCGACTTTTTTCTCTGTTCCGATAAGCGTGGAATAG
- a CDS encoding thioredoxin domain-containing protein — protein sequence MAERQRNRLAGENSPYLLSHADNPVEWYPWGEQALEKAKAEDKPIFLSIGYAACHWCHVMERESFENEDIARFLNEHFISIKVDREQRPDLDQIYMNFTTAMTGQGGWPMSVFLTPDLKPFFAGTYFPPDDRYGRPGFKKVITEIAKAYSEEKEMVVSSAQDIFEQVASQLETGGAPGIFSREMLARSAEALMRGFDETHGGFGQAPKFPHALELSFFLRYYKISGDLSYLKAAEKSLRCMARGGIYDQLGGGFARYSTDREWLVPHFEKMLYDNALLVPVYAQAFQITKDDFYRKIVRGTLDFILGEMTDQSGGFYSALDADSEGEEGRFYVWTPAEIREVLADDADLFERYYNVSAKGNFEGKNILHVTQQAERVRDTYGADDFNDFLKAGREKLLEARNKRQRPLTDDKILTSWNGLALSALCRGYQVTGDRKYLDAAIKNAGFVREKLYVGDRLAHSYRKGKHSAGEFLEDYAFYVAGLLDLFESDGGAGNHKWLGFAVELTGRGLELFLDGAGRFYLRPDNESDLIIRPKDETDSAIPSPGSIMISNLLRLNRLTAESAYLESAEKALRAISGLVARYPGGMTSALFAIDYYFSDKVEIVVIGAGKGREEMLREIYQRYLPNRIIALGDGSGGGGALFEGRTAADGGVAAYVCVNSVCQLPVSTVVELREQLDRI from the coding sequence ATGGCTGAGAGACAGAGAAATAGACTAGCTGGCGAGAATTCGCCGTATTTGTTGTCGCATGCCGACAACCCGGTGGAATGGTATCCGTGGGGTGAACAGGCGCTTGAGAAAGCGAAAGCGGAGGACAAACCGATTTTCCTTTCTATCGGCTATGCTGCCTGTCACTGGTGTCATGTGATGGAGCGCGAGTCGTTCGAGAATGAAGATATCGCGCGATTTTTGAACGAACATTTTATCAGCATTAAGGTTGACCGCGAGCAGCGCCCGGACCTTGATCAGATTTACATGAATTTCACCACCGCTATGACAGGTCAGGGGGGCTGGCCGATGTCGGTTTTTCTCACGCCGGATTTGAAGCCGTTTTTCGCCGGGACCTATTTCCCTCCCGACGACCGGTATGGCAGGCCGGGCTTTAAGAAAGTGATAACCGAGATCGCCAAAGCATACAGCGAAGAGAAGGAGATGGTGGTATCGTCGGCGCAGGATATCTTTGAGCAGGTCGCAAGTCAGCTGGAGACGGGAGGGGCGCCGGGTATTTTCAGCAGGGAGATGCTCGCGCGGTCGGCGGAGGCTTTGATGAGGGGCTTTGATGAAACTCACGGCGGGTTCGGCCAGGCGCCGAAATTCCCGCACGCGCTGGAGCTTTCGTTTTTCCTTAGATATTACAAAATATCCGGTGATTTATCATATCTGAAGGCGGCGGAGAAATCGCTGCGCTGCATGGCGAGAGGTGGTATCTATGATCAGCTGGGCGGAGGGTTCGCGCGGTATTCCACCGATCGAGAGTGGCTGGTGCCGCATTTTGAAAAGATGCTCTATGACAACGCTCTTTTGGTACCCGTGTATGCGCAGGCGTTTCAAATTACGAAGGATGATTTCTACCGCAAAATCGTGCGAGGGACGCTTGATTTCATTCTCGGGGAGATGACTGATCAATCGGGCGGATTTTATTCGGCGCTCGATGCCGACAGCGAGGGGGAGGAAGGGAGGTTCTATGTGTGGACTCCCGCTGAGATTCGTGAGGTGCTTGCCGATGATGCTGATCTGTTTGAGCGTTACTACAATGTGTCGGCGAAGGGGAATTTCGAAGGGAAGAACATTCTCCATGTTACGCAGCAGGCGGAGCGAGTTCGGGATACTTATGGGGCGGACGATTTCAATGATTTCCTGAAGGCGGGCAGAGAGAAGCTTCTCGAAGCCAGAAACAAACGTCAGCGTCCGTTGACGGATGACAAGATACTTACGTCTTGGAACGGGCTGGCGCTGAGCGCGCTGTGCCGGGGGTATCAGGTTACGGGCGACAGGAAATATCTGGATGCCGCCATCAAGAACGCGGGGTTTGTCCGTGAAAAGCTGTATGTTGGCGATCGGTTGGCACATAGCTACCGCAAAGGTAAGCATTCTGCGGGAGAGTTTCTGGAGGATTACGCTTTTTATGTCGCGGGTCTTCTGGACCTGTTCGAGAGTGACGGTGGGGCCGGGAATCACAAATGGCTCGGGTTCGCGGTTGAGTTGACCGGGCGGGGGCTGGAGTTGTTTCTGGATGGGGCAGGACGATTTTACCTTCGCCCTGATAACGAAAGCGATTTGATAATCCGGCCTAAGGATGAGACCGACAGCGCTATTCCATCGCCGGGTTCAATCATGATATCCAATCTTCTCAGGCTGAATCGGCTCACCGCGGAGAGCGCTTATCTGGAAAGCGCAGAGAAGGCGCTGAGGGCGATATCGGGACTGGTGGCGAGGTATCCCGGCGGGATGACCTCGGCGCTGTTTGCGATCGATTATTATTTCAGTGACAAGGTCGAGATTGTTGTGATAGGCGCCGGTAAGGGGCGCGAGGAGATGCTCAGAGAAATATATCAGCGGTATCTCCCTAACAGGATAATCGCACTGGGCGATGGCTCCGGCGGTGGAGGGGCGTTGTTTGAGGGGCGAACGGCCGCAGATGGCGGGGTTGCCGCTTACGTTTGTGTTAATTCAGTGTGTCAACTTCCGGTGTCGACGGTGGTTGAACTGCGCGAGCAGTTGGATAGAATATAG
- a CDS encoding outer membrane protein transport protein: MSLVRFTATVLVIIALLSPALAAGGFQTFGFGIQARSMGGAFRAVADDWTAAYYNPAGYAYINDNQLGANTSLIHLRNELIPDYRLGDTYEIGILNDQVNYNKHQIYSNPSGGFVARIPVFGESVIGLSAYQPFDNNITWTLYEMPLAYNDTLSLPSDQYSNNLDVVAFQLTFARELVAEKASFGLGLQMLRADLKFSSLVFRDNPYEGTELAVRPWDKITEYNQNDGNGWGFGINGGLLVNLNEKTRLGLTANIPFEITVKGDASLNYYMPKINSLLFPGSSDIAEGTPEYLFVAGSEINDLADFETTLKLPVTLGAGLAYDVNEKLLLAIDAEYTLWSTFEGFDFTFTNHTGLTGAADSSEFVNEFFTADLSYPVEWKDAAKVMFGARYLFADYLTLMAGLSYDQSPARDAAEFTPLFFDTGNKTGISGGAIYHHGQWDFGISGAYTAYSDLTVSELVDTNEDGLVDSFAGQYKANTYETVLSFNYRF; encoded by the coding sequence ATGTCCTTGGTTAGATTCACTGCTACAGTTCTGGTAATTATTGCTCTCCTATCTCCAGCCCTGGCCGCCGGCGGTTTTCAGACCTTCGGTTTCGGCATCCAGGCCAGGTCCATGGGAGGCGCCTTCCGCGCGGTAGCTGATGACTGGACAGCGGCTTATTACAATCCGGCCGGCTATGCCTACATCAACGACAACCAGCTGGGCGCAAATACCAGCCTGATTCACCTGCGCAACGAACTCATCCCCGATTACAGATTGGGCGACACCTACGAGATCGGTATACTAAACGACCAGGTCAATTACAACAAACACCAGATATATTCAAACCCCTCCGGCGGCTTCGTAGCCAGAATCCCTGTCTTCGGGGAATCCGTCATAGGTTTGTCCGCATACCAGCCCTTCGATAACAACATCACCTGGACACTCTATGAGATGCCGCTGGCGTACAACGACACCCTCAGCCTCCCGAGCGACCAGTATTCGAACAACCTCGATGTCGTCGCTTTCCAGCTGACCTTCGCCCGCGAACTTGTCGCCGAAAAAGCCAGTTTCGGTTTGGGTCTGCAGATGCTCAGGGCCGACCTGAAATTCTCGAGCCTAGTCTTCCGCGATAACCCTTACGAAGGCACCGAGCTCGCCGTGCGCCCCTGGGACAAAATCACCGAATACAACCAGAACGATGGCAACGGCTGGGGCTTCGGCATTAACGGCGGCCTGTTGGTAAATCTCAACGAAAAGACCAGACTCGGCTTGACCGCCAACATCCCCTTCGAAATTACCGTCAAGGGTGACGCCAGCCTCAACTACTATATGCCCAAAATTAACAGCCTGCTTTTCCCGGGCAGCTCCGATATCGCCGAAGGAACCCCGGAATACCTGTTCGTCGCCGGAAGTGAAATAAACGACCTGGCCGATTTCGAAACCACTCTCAAACTGCCGGTTACTCTCGGCGCCGGACTGGCTTACGATGTTAACGAAAAGCTCCTCCTGGCGATCGATGCTGAGTACACCCTCTGGTCGACCTTCGAGGGTTTCGACTTCACCTTCACCAACCACACCGGACTGACCGGCGCCGCCGACTCCAGCGAATTTGTCAACGAGTTCTTCACGGCCGACCTGTCATACCCGGTTGAATGGAAAGACGCTGCGAAGGTTATGTTCGGCGCCAGGTACCTCTTCGCCGACTACCTGACCCTGATGGCCGGCTTGTCATACGATCAGTCACCAGCCAGGGATGCCGCCGAGTTCACACCGCTGTTCTTCGACACCGGCAACAAAACCGGTATCAGCGGCGGCGCGATCTACCACCACGGACAATGGGATTTCGGTATCTCCGGCGCTTACACGGCTTACTCCGATCTTACCGTCTCGGAACTCGTCGACACCAACGAGGACGGCCTCGTTGACAGCTTCGCAGGCCAGTATAAAGCCAATACCTATGAAACCGTCCTGTCCTTCAACTATCGGTTCTAA
- a CDS encoding DUF302 domain-containing protein, whose amino-acid sequence MMDRLAYQMKSDKSFDAVVSNLEKQTSEHKFRVLHVHDVQATLAEKGLRRGPLKIIEVCNAGFAHEALGKNINVALFMPCKFSVYTEGDQTVVTLARPSMIADMMPGTGLDELAGNVEETLKKVMAASV is encoded by the coding sequence ATGATGGATAGGCTGGCTTATCAGATGAAATCGGACAAGTCGTTCGACGCGGTCGTATCGAATCTGGAAAAACAAACATCTGAGCACAAATTTCGAGTATTGCATGTTCATGATGTTCAGGCTACTCTGGCGGAGAAGGGGCTGCGGCGGGGGCCGCTAAAGATAATCGAGGTTTGTAACGCCGGCTTCGCGCATGAGGCGCTGGGTAAGAATATCAATGTCGCCCTGTTTATGCCCTGCAAGTTCTCGGTGTATACTGAGGGTGACCAGACGGTGGTCACGCTGGCGCGACCATCGATGATTGCCGATATGATGCCGGGTACCGGGCTTGACGAGCTGGCTGGTAATGTCGAGGAAACTCTCAAGAAAGTCATGGCGGCATCGGTTTAG
- a CDS encoding sugar transferase → MFLSGNRYIRKGLLILFGQSCGHLTASASVLTASFATGITALITAEMLVTMALIRFLYCATRGPRPVMTFYRFRRDKSRVALDELKISIAFAAACFLLRWPVSVTGFGIFVAVNAAGQLVVSHLSRLVSARLSRVDGEKLSQICCRRIIIVGTGALARKTADEILDSPETDTSVAGFLDFNRKGLWRYRDIPLIGHPRETGVIIANCQVDAIVIAVEPEDLPQTRSVFEVAETMGVAVCFVPEVFESKVTRVRTESIGRRSLLVYRAVPENEILLSVKSLVDRIGALCGLIVISPVLFLTALAIKLDSRGPVFFKQTRSGLNGKPFKLYKFRTMCQGADRKKNELAALNEMSGPVFKIRNDPRVTRVGRLLRKTSLDELPQLINVLKGEMSLVGPRPPLPTEVAEYAPWQHRKLSVKPGVTCTWQVSGRNNIDFEDWMRLDLEYIDNWSLWEDTKIIAKTIPAVIKGSGAS, encoded by the coding sequence ATGTTTTTAAGCGGCAACAGATATATCAGGAAGGGGCTTCTGATTTTATTCGGGCAAAGCTGCGGCCATTTGACGGCTTCAGCGTCCGTACTCACCGCTTCGTTCGCCACCGGTATCACCGCGTTGATCACGGCGGAGATGCTGGTCACGATGGCGCTGATACGGTTTTTATATTGCGCCACGCGCGGTCCGCGTCCGGTGATGACTTTCTATCGTTTTCGTCGTGATAAGTCGCGTGTTGCCCTTGATGAGCTGAAGATAAGCATTGCCTTCGCGGCGGCCTGTTTTCTTCTGAGGTGGCCGGTCTCAGTGACCGGATTTGGAATTTTCGTGGCGGTCAACGCGGCAGGCCAGCTGGTGGTGTCTCATCTTTCGCGGCTTGTGTCGGCCCGGCTGTCGCGCGTGGATGGTGAGAAGCTTTCGCAGATATGTTGCCGGCGCATAATCATTGTCGGCACGGGGGCGCTGGCCAGGAAGACGGCCGACGAGATTCTCGACAGTCCCGAAACGGATACGTCGGTAGCGGGATTTCTTGATTTCAATCGTAAAGGTTTGTGGCGTTATCGCGACATTCCGCTTATCGGGCATCCGCGGGAAACGGGTGTGATTATAGCGAATTGCCAGGTGGACGCCATTGTGATTGCGGTGGAGCCGGAAGATCTCCCGCAGACGCGGTCGGTGTTCGAAGTTGCCGAGACTATGGGGGTGGCGGTTTGTTTTGTGCCGGAAGTTTTCGAGTCGAAAGTAACACGGGTTCGTACGGAGTCCATAGGCAGGCGGTCGCTTCTGGTGTATCGCGCCGTTCCGGAGAACGAGATACTGCTGAGTGTCAAGAGCCTTGTCGACAGGATTGGCGCCCTGTGCGGGTTGATTGTGATTTCGCCGGTGTTGTTTTTGACGGCGCTGGCGATCAAGCTCGACAGCAGGGGCCCGGTCTTTTTCAAACAGACCCGCAGCGGATTGAACGGCAAACCATTCAAGCTTTACAAATTCAGGACAATGTGTCAGGGCGCGGACAGGAAGAAAAACGAACTGGCAGCCCTCAACGAGATGTCCGGTCCGGTCTTCAAGATAAGAAACGATCCGAGAGTAACACGGGTGGGACGGCTGCTTCGCAAGACGTCGCTTGATGAACTGCCGCAGCTTATCAATGTGCTGAAGGGTGAGATGTCGCTGGTCGGACCACGTCCGCCGCTTCCCACCGAAGTTGCCGAATACGCGCCATGGCAACACCGCAAGCTGTCTGTCAAGCCGGGGGTGACCTGCACCTGGCAGGTGAGTGGACGCAATAATATCGATTTCGAGGATTGGATGCGCCTTGATCTGGAGTATATCGACAACTGGTCGCTGTGGGAAGATACCAAGATTATCGCGAAGACGATACCGGCGGTAATCAAGGGGTCAGGGGCATCATAG